Proteins from a single region of Antechinus flavipes isolate AdamAnt ecotype Samford, QLD, Australia chromosome 2, AdamAnt_v2, whole genome shotgun sequence:
- the LOC127547179 gene encoding olfactory receptor 6C75-like produces the protein MGKIAEMGNETTVQEFILEGFPAVQHLGKFFFTLILLAYSVAFTGNTIIITLTWADYHLQIPMYFFLSNFSFLENCFITTAIPKLLLIFLWGMQKISFLGCLIQAFFFLFWGSTGFLLLAVMSLDRYIAICNPLRYPNIMTRKVCFLLVIFCYVASFFVVIGIILKVSMLSFCGSNVIKHFLCDLTPLTHLSCSDTKFFESLVFALAILVLVSSLLITIIAYTNIIIKIVNLPSIKERQKAFSTCSSHFIVLCLLYGSSVFIYLKPNQVKTFDTNREAALVNTVVTPLLNPFIYTLRNKQVKQALRNVLYRIKLPRY, from the exons atgggaaaaatagcagagatgggaaatgaaacAACTGTCCAGGAATTCATCCTGGAAGGATTTCCTGCTGTCCAGCACCTGGGAAAATTCTTCTTCACCCTCATTTTATTGGCATACTCAGTTGCCTTCACAGGAAACACAATTATCATCACCCTTACATGGGCTGACTACCACCTCCAAATCccaatgtattttttcctcagtaaCTTCTCTTTCTTAGAAAACTGTTTTATAACAACAGCTATACCCAAACTCTTGTTGATCTTTCTATGGGGAATGCAAAAAATTTCCTTTCTTGGCTGTCTTAtccaagcctttttttttctattttggggaTCGACAGGTTTTTTGCTTCTGGCTGTAATGTCCCTAGACAGGTATATAGCCATTTGTAATCCTCTGCGTTATCCCAACATAATGACCAGGAAGGTATGCTTCCTCTTAGTCATATTCTGTTATGTTGCTAGTTTCTTCGTAGTTATTGGGATTATCTTAAAGGTCTCAATGTTATCCTTCTGTGGCTCCAATGTCATCAAACATTTTTTATGTGATCTGACTCCTCTGACACATCTCTCATGCTCTGACACCAAGTTTTTTGAATCATTGGTTTTTGCGCTTGCTATTCTTGTACTCGTGTCCTCCCTACTTATAACTATCATAGCTTACACAAATATAATAATCAAGATAGTAAATCTCCCTTCAATCAAAGAGCGACAAAAGGCTTTCTCCACCTGTTCTTCCCACTTCATTGTCCTCTGTCTATTGTATGGAAGTAGTGTTTTTATATATCTGAAGCCAAATCAAGTCAAAACTTTTGACACCAACAGAGAGGCAGCTCTAGTGAATACTGTAGTGACTCCTTTACTGAATCCTTTCATTTATACTCTAAGAAACAAGCAGGTCAAACAAGCTTTGAGAAATGTTCTTTACAGGATTAAATTG cctaggtat
- the LOC127547178 gene encoding olfactory receptor 6M1-like, with amino-acid sequence MGKIDNLTTVQEFILEGFPAVQHLGKLLFMVHLLLYLVSIMGSIVIVIITWSDHCLQTPMYFFLSNFSFLESCFITTVIPKLLAIFLSGMQTISFAACLTQTFFFLFLGSTCFFLLAVMSLDRYMAICNPLHYHNIMNMKVCFFLVLSCYVLGFISIIGLILMVSQLSFCGFNVINHFFCDLGPLLHLSCSDTSTVESLSFLLSIVIILSSLTITIISYIHIITTIVHLPSAKERQKAFSTCSSHLIVLFLTYGSCVFIYIKPKQADRLEANKEAALVNTVITPLLNPFIYTLRNKQVQKALRDALYRKKPMK; translated from the coding sequence ATggggaaaatagataatttgacaACTGTCCAAGAATTTATCCTGGAGGGATTTCCTGCTGTTCAACATCTGGGGAAACTCCTTTTCATGGTCCACTTGCTTTTGTATTTAGTGTCCATCATGGGAAGTattgtcattgtcatcatcacaTGGTCTGACCACTGCCTCCAAACACCAATGTATTTTTTCCTAAGtaacttttctttccttgaaaGCTGCTTTATAACAACTGTTATTCCCAAACTGCTAGCAATCTTCCTTTCAGGAATGCAAACAATTTCCTTTGCTGCCTGCCTCACCCaaacctttttctttctatttttgggGTCAACATGCTTCTTCCTTTTGGCTGTGATGTCCCTGGATAGGTATATGGCAATCTGTAACCCTCTGCATTACCACAACATCATGAACATGAAGGTTTGTTTCTTCTTAGTCTTATCCTGCTATGTTTTGGGTTTCATATCAATCATTGGTCTAATCCTAATGGTCTCTCAATTATCTTTCTGTGGCTTTAATGTCATCAACCATTTCTTCTGTGACCTTGGTCCTCTGTTGCATCTTTCATGTTCTGATACAAGTACTGTTGAATcattatcctttcttctttcaataGTTATTATTCTGTCTTCCCTCACAATAACAATCATATCATATATCCATATAATAACTACCATAGTTCATCTCCCATCtgccaaagagagacagaaagcatTTTCTACCTGTTCTTCCCACCTCATTGTCCTATTTCTGACATATGGAAgttgtgtttttatatatataaaaccaaagcAGGCTGATAGACTAGAGGCTAACAAAGAGGCTGCACTTGTGAACACTGTGATCACCCCTTTGCTGAATCCTTTCATTTATACACTACGGAATAAGCAGGTCCAAAAGGCCTTGAGAGATGCTCTATATAGAAAGAAACCTATGAAATAA